The [Clostridium] celerecrescens 18A genomic sequence GTTCGGGAGTAGAAATACCGATACGTTCCATCCGATTTTAAACTCCTGCCTTCCCAGCGGCCGTCCTTGCGTTTGTATATATTTTCTCCTCTTCGCGGCATTGTACAATACTCCTTTGCTTATCATATAGTTATTATATGACGTTTCTAATAACGGCAAATAATCCAAATATTACCAGATAAATTATAAAATCCACAGAAGCCTCTGCATTGGTAAATAAATACCGATATACAGGCGCATTAAACTAGCGCCCGTCCATTGTTGTTAATATAAATGTACCGTTGATTGATCCAAAAACAGTCTTTTTCGCTTGTGCTTTTTACGCCGTCTATTGGGACGGTTTTTTTTATTGCTATTTTATTTTCATTGGGGAATCATAATAAAGAAAGGATGATTCCAATGAAATTCATGAGAAAAAAAACAATCAGCACACAGATCCAGAAAAACAGAAACGACACGGAAAAAAAGCTCAGAGCTTATGCGTTCCTTGAGAAAGAAAATCTCTTGTCATCCCTTTCTGTCTCACACAACGGCCTTACCAATGAGGAGGCCTTAGAAAGGCAGAATGAATTCGGAGCAAATGTAATCACGGCAGGAAAAAAAGATACAACGCTCCACAGGCTCAGAGAGGCAGTTATTAATCACTTTAACGTAATTTTACTTGTCATTGCGGCTGTTAATTATTTTACAGATGTTATCGCTTCCTCAAGGCCTGATTATCTAACTGTTTCCATCATCATTTTTCTGGTGATTGTCTCAAGTCTGATTGCCTTTGTCCAGAGTCAGCGTTCTAATGCCGCCGCGGAAAAGCTTTCAGAGATGATTTCCAACAAAGCAGATGTGTGGAGAGGTGGAAAACTTACTGAAATCCCCATGGATGAAGTGGTTCCGGGAGACATAGTAAAGCTATCGGCAGGTCACATGCTTCCGGCAGATGTGCGCTTCCTGACCACCAAAGACACCTTTTTGGCTCAGGCGGCCCTTACTGGTGAGTCTGCTCCTGTGGAGAAATTCGCTGACGGGGACAATAATCCCGGTGATGCTTTGACGGATTTGAAAAACATCGGCTTTATGGGGTCTAATGTGGTAAGCGGAAGCGCCACAGCAGTGGTTCTGGAGACCGGTAATAACACGTATTTCGGCTCCATGGCTCAATCTCTGTCAGGTGACAGAGCCAAGACCAGCTTTGAACGGGGGGTAGAGTCTGTCAGTGGACTTCTGGTACGAAGGATGCTTGTCATGATCCCGGTGGTATTTTTCATTAACGGCATTGCAAAAGGAGACTGGGCAGAGGCCCTTCTTTTTGCCATCAGTATCGCTGTAGGTCTTACGCCGGAAATGCTGCCCATGATTATGACCTCCACCCTGGCAAAGGGAGCAGTGTCCATGTCCAGGCACAAAGTAATTGTCCGCACTCTTGGAGCCATACAGACCTTTGGGGAGATGGATGTGCTCTGCACCGATAAGACAGGGACCCTGACCGAAGATAAGGTGGTTCTGGAAAGATACATGAATCTAAAAGGGGAGGAGGATACCAGAATCCTGCGCCATGCTTATTTAAACAGCTATTTTCAAACCGGCCTTAAGAATCTTATTGATCTGGCGATCATAAACCGTGCCCAACAGAACGGACTGGAGCCTGTTTTAAGTTCTTACAGCCGCATTGATGAAATTCCTTTTGATTTCACGCGGCGCCGGATGAGCGTGGTTTTGACCGACCAAAAGGGAAAACTCCAGCTGATTACTAAGGGAGCGGTGGAAGAAATCCTGGAGATCTCATCCTTTGTGGAGATGAACGGGAACGTTCTTCCAATGGATGAGGAAACCCGGCGTATCGCCATGGCGACCTATGAAAAGTATAATAACGATGGTCTGCGGATCATTGCCGTTGCCCAGAAGAACGAGGTTCCCGGCATAGGGGTATTCAGCGTGGACGATGAGCGGGATATGGTTTTAATAGGCTTTATCGGCTTTCTTGACCCGCCAAAGGAGAGTGCAGGCACCGCCATTGCCGCCCTTTACGACCATGGGGTGAGAACGGTCGTCCTCACCGGAGACAGCGAGGGCGTGGCAGCAAAGGTATGCAGCAAAGTGGGCGTAGATGCTTCCAACATGATGACAGGCCGGGATGTGGAACAGATGGATGACAAAGAGCTTTTACAGGCAGCAGGCATATGTAATTTGTTTGCAAAATTATCTCCCTCCCAGAAGGAGCGGGTAGTAAAAGCATTTCAGAGCGCAGGCCATACGGTAGGGTATATGGGAGACGGCATCAATGATGCGCCGCCCCTGCACCAGGCTGATGTGGGGATTTCCATTGACAGTGCCGTGGATATTGCAAAGGAAACCGCCGATATCATTCTTCTGGAAAAGGATTTGATGGTTTTGGAGGAAGGCGTCATAGAAGGACGCCGCACGTTTGGTAATATCATCAAATATATTAAGATGGCAGCAAGCGGGAATTTCGGAAACATGATTTCCGTCATAGTTGCCAGCCTGCTCCTGCCGTTTCTTCCCATGCTGCCGGTGCAGATATTGACCCAAAACCTGCTGTGCGATTTTTCCCAGATGGGCATACCCTTTGATGATGTGGATAAGGAATATTTAAAAAAGCCCCATAAATGGGAAACAAAGTCCATTAAATCCTTTATGACTTTTTTTGGCCCTCTTAGCTCAATTTTTGATATCTTGTGTTATGCAGTTATGTGGTGGGCCATTGGCGCCAATAAGGTGGAGCTTTCCCCATTGTTTCATTGCGGCTGGTTCGTATTCGGAACCATATCACAGGTACTGGTCATCCACTTGATCCGCACGGAGAAGCTGCCCTTTGTGCAAAGCATGCCTTCCATGCCCCTGTTCCTATCAACATTTATAGTTGCGGTCCTTGCACTGGTCATTGGATTTACAGGTCTTTCCGTTGGTTTAGATATGTACCGTCTGCCGGTACAGTTCGTTCCATGGCTTGCTTTGATTCTGATCGGCTATCTTGCAGCCGTTCAGATGATGAAAAAAGTATATATACACCGATATAAAGAATGGATGTAACGACCTCCAATCATAGAAAGAGCAGCCGGCCTGTTTCGCCTGACTGCTCTTTTTGCTTTCTCTTTTATGCTTCTCCTTCACCATTCACATGAGCTTTAATGGCTGCAAAGCTTTCCGCGCTTATTACGTGCTCGACCCGGCATGCATCCTCCAGTGCGGTCTTAGGAGTCACCCCAAGGGCAATCAGCCACTCCGAAAGCAAGGTGTGGCGTTCGTATATCTTTTCTGCGATTTCAAGCCCTTTTTCCTGCAAAGTGATGTGACCGTTTTCGTCTATCCCGATGTACCCGTTTTCCCGGAGGTTTTTCATTGCCACGCTGACGCTTGGTTTGGAAAAGTCCAGTTCTTCGGCAATGTCTATGGAGCGCACATAGCCATTGCGCTTCTTTAGCATCAGGATCGTTTCCAGATAATTTTCTGCAGATTCCTGTATCCTCATATCATCACCCTCTTTCCTGCTTTCATTGGATATTCCTTTATTTTAACATGGACCGGCACAACTTTTCAAGATGACTTCTTCTTATATTATTTTGTTACCTGTTTATTTTGGTTACAAAAAAACTATGTTACCATTTTTTTGTTGAAATATGTCAAATTTTTTATTATAATGTATTATGGTTGACTTTATCATTTTGCAGATGCCCTTAGGGCGAAGCAATCGGGCTGTGCATACAAAGATATGGGGGGAGGCATATGTTCAAAGTTTTTCATATAGGAGAAGAGAAAGATTTTTCCTGGAGTATGATAGGGAATATAGCAGAAGGGAGAAGGAATCTGGCGTCCCTGCAAAACAGCCTGGAGGTACATAAGATAGGCATTCTAAGAATTGAAAAGTTTGATCCCCGCACTGGAGATGTGGTCCTGACTGCTGGGGAAGACCTGGATTGTTCCGGACTCCCTGTGACGGGAGATCAAGTGTGTAATTATGACGAAGGATTTCTTTCCGGCGTTTTAAAGGAATACACGGGAAAGGATTATCTTGTAAAAGAGGTTGATTGCTGGGCCAGCGGTGCAAGTGTATGCAGATTTGAGGCTAATGTCGATCAACAAGCGAAGGTGTAGTGGATGACAGAAAAAGATGCGTCTGTACTTTTGGAGCAGATTCGCAATATCATTTTAAATAAGCCGGTTTTCGGGGAGCTGGAGGAGAAGGCACAGGTATATTCAGATCTGGAGCAGGCAGTTTTCTATCTTTCTCATTGTCTTATGGAATCCAATGAGCTTCTTAAGAATCTGGCGGAAGGGAACTTAAATGTTCCTCTGCCTGACCGCCACAATTTTCAGGCAGGTGAATTAAAACAGCTTCATGCTGCTTTAAAGCATCTGGCGTGGCAGACCGAACAGGTGATCAAGGGAGATTATAAGCAGCGGGTGAATTTCATGGGGGATTTTTCCCAGGCATTTAATGAAATGGTAGTCCAGCTGGAAATAAGGGAAAATGAGTTGAAAGAGCAGGCAGATAAGATCAAAAGGTTTAATAGGCTGCTGATATTCATTATAAACAGTCTGAAGGAATGGGTTGTTGTTATAGAAGAAGAGAACGAGACGGTATTATATACCAATGATTCAGCCAGAAAGAGGTTTTATGACCCCGGGACAAGGCAATTTGCCTGCGGGGGAGTAGATTGTCCCTTAATGGCCCGCTTAAAATCCCATACCGGCCTGGAACAGGAATTGCGGTATGAATTCAAATGCTCCCGCAATAAGACCTTCCAGGTAAGGTCCTATTCCTTGTTGTGGGAGGATAAAAAGGCGGTGGTCCATCTCATGACGGATGTTACATATCAGAGGGAAAATGAAGCTTTCTTAGAGGTCATGGCCTATAAGGATGAACTGACCGGGCTGGATAACCGGCGCAGCGGCCTGCGTACCATTGACTCTTATATACAAAAGGGCATTCCCTTTTCCCTTTGCATGATTGATATGGACGGGCTGAAAAATATCAATGACCTGTACGGGCATTTATATGGAGATGAATATATAAAGTCCGTTTCGCAAGTGCTGAAGGACTCCGCCCGGGATATAGATATTACATGCCGGTTCGGAGGCGATGAGTTTATCATGCTGTTCCGGGGGTGCGACGAACAGACGGCAGAGGAAAGGATGGACCTGATCGATAAGAAACTGTCTGAAGTTGCGAAGGTCTATCCGATGTCCATCAGCTATGGAGTGGTTTATGTTGAAGAGGGGACGGAACTGTCTCCGGAAGCCGCTTTAAATATAGCAGATGAAAGAATGTACCGCTTTAAAAGGCGGCGAAAGAAGAAAAATAACGGGTTAGGCGGCAAAGGAATTTAGAAAGCTCAACTTTTCTTGTGTTTTTTATGATTTTACATTATAATGATAGGCAGGTTAAATGAAATAGGAGCAAGAAAAGAATGAGATTTATTGGAAGCAAGACATTGCTGCTGGACCAGATTAAGCATGTGATTGATGAAAAGGCGCCGGGAGCGGAGAGCTTTTGTGATATATTTTCTGGAACCGCAGCGGTTGCCAGATATTTTAAACAGTGGTACCAGGTCTGTTCCAATGACCTGCTGTACTTTTCCTATGTGCTGCAAAGGGCTACTGTTGAGAATGACAGTGTGCCGGAATTTGCCCGTTTGCAGGATGAAACCGGAATCACGGATCCGGTAGATTTTTTTAACGGCAGGGAAAAAAAGGATTTAGAAGAGCTGCCAAAGGAGCGCCGGTTTTTTCAGAATACCTATGCTCCCACAGGCGGCCGCATGTATTTAAATGACGAGAATGCTCTGCGCATTGATTTTGCCAGGTGTACCGTGGAAGACTGGAAGGCTGCCGGACTGCTTAGTGAGGACGAATATTATTATCTAGTTGCCTGCATCGTGGAGGGGATCCCTTTTGTTTCCAATACCTCAGGAACCTATGGCGCATTCCATAAAGCCTGGGAGAGGCGAAGCTACAAGCGGTATGAGCTGTACCGGCTGGCTGTGACACACAATGGAAAGCAGAACCGTTCTTTTAATGAAAACGGAGTGGATCTTTTAACACGCCTTAAGGGGGACATCCTCTATATTGATCCTCCCTATAATGCGCGCCAGTATCTTTCCAATTACCATGTCCTTGAAACAGCTGCAAGATATGATTACCCAATGGTTCGGGGAGTTACCGGGCAGCGGCCTGACGAAGGGCAGAAATCTGAATTCTGTATGAAGAATAAGGTGGTTCCGGCGTTTGAAGAGCTGCTTAAGAATGCGCAGTTTAAGCATATCATCTTAAGCTACAGCACGGACGGGCTTATGACGGTAGATGAAATTGAGAAGGCCATGAAAAAGCACGGAAAGCCGGAAACCTTCCAGATCTATGAGATTCCATACCGGAGATACAAGAGCCGGAAGGTAAAGGAAACAGAACGGTTACGGGAGCTCTTGTTTTATATGGAAAAGCAGGTGCCGCCATGTACATAAAAAGTCCTCTAAACTATACTGGGGGAAAATATAAGATTCTGGAACCCATTTTTGAGGCGTTTCCAAAGAATATCCGCACATTTGTGGATGTCTTTGCCGGGGGCTTCAACGTAGGGATTAACGTGGAAGCCAGTCAGATCGTCTGCAATGACCAGATCATGTATCTCATTGAACTGTACCAGATGTTCCGTTCCACCGGCATCAGGGAAATTCTGGAGAGGATTCAGGGCCTGATCTCAAAGTATGAGCTGACACAGCAGAACAGGGAAGGATATTATGCTCTTCGGTCAGACTATAACAGAACGAAGGATTTAACGGAGCTGTTTGTCCTGGCCTGTTATGCGTTTAACCATCAGATACGCTTTAATAACAGCCATGAATTCAATTCACCCTTTGGAAGGAACAGAAGCTCCTTTAATGGCAGCATTGAAAAGAATTTAACAGAGTTCTGCCAGGCTCTTCACGAGAAGAACATTGAGTTTTCAAACCTGGACTTTATGGAACTGGATTATAATGGCCTGGGGCCGGAAGACCTGGTTTACTGCGATCCGCCATATCTGATCTCAACGGGGAATTATAACGATGGGAACCGGGGATTTAAGGACTGGAAGGAACGGGAGGAGCAGGCCCTTTTGTCGCTTTTGGACCGGCTTCACAAACAAGGTACCCGGTTTGCCCTGTCCAATGTCCTATACCATAAGGGATTATCCAATGACCTTCTCATTGAGTGGAGCAAGGGGTATCAGGTTCATTATATCGATCATACCTATTCGAACTGCAGTTATCAGTTTAAAGAGCGGGATGCGGTTACGGTTGAGGTACTGATCACCAATTATTAATAAAGGTTATTTGTCAGGACAAGGTTAATAATGTATGTTTAAGGGAAGTCGTTATTAGACTTCCCTTCATTTGGCTTTTTTTACTCCATATAAGAATATTGCGATTTCAAACATCAGTTAAACTGTTAAAGAAGGCACAATTTTTACCAATATCTTATTCGCGGACACTCCGCTTCAGCCAGCCGGCAGTTTTTAAAATATGAAATGCCTCAACCGCCTTACGGCAGACATTGCCCAGAAAGCTATGAACATGATAGCTGAAATACACAAGCGGCATATAAAAAAATACATTCCGGCTGATTAAACTGGATAACATAAATAAATTACCCAAAAGCGCGAAGCATAGGACAAAGCTGCAAATTAATCCAATCAACAGCAGCCGAATGCGCTGCGTATATGGTTTTGCCAACTTTGCCAGCTGGTAAAAGCCCATTACTCCTATTAGGAAGACGACCATAGTTGAAGTTTCCGTTGTAGGAATATGAAAGAGAATGCCCGCTAATTGTATATAAAGTGTATTAAATACAACTGTTATTGCAGCAGGTATAGTGTGCTCTAAAATATTAGTAAGCAGCTTTCCTTCTGGTCTGGAATAATTTGCCTGCAGTGCCAAAAAGAACGATGGTATGCCAATGGTAAGTTCATTAATCGGCATCATTTGCAGCGGCGCAATTGGATAGGGATATGGAATAAAAATATAAATCAGGGTAAGCAACACAGAGTAGGCGGTCTTTAAAAGAAAAATCGCTGCAACTTTTTCTATGTTGTTGATTACCCTTCGTCCTTCCTTTAAAACGTCAATCATGACACTAAAATCATCTGTTATTAACACGAAATCAGAGGCGGAGCGGGCAGCATCACTTCCGCCAACCATTGCAACGCTGCAATCGGCTTCACGCATCGCCAGAATATCGTTTACACCGTCTCCGGTCATACATGCGGTATGACCATTTTTTTTTAGGCCACGGATCAACTCCCGCTTTTGCTGCGGTGTCACATGGCCGAATATGGTATATTCTTCTACGATAGCTGCGTAGTCAGCTTCACTTTCCACCAGGTTCATATCAATGCTTTTGTCTGAACCTGAGATTCCAGCCTTTTCTGCAACTGCTTGGACCGTTCGGGGATTATCTCCGGAAATCACTTTTAAAATTACGCCTTCCTGTGAGAAATACCGGAAGGTCTCATTTGCATTCTCCCGCAGGTGATCAGAAAGGACCAAAAGCGCGAAGCAGCTTAGCTCTTCTGGAAGCTTCTCTTCCGTGATAGATAGTGGAGAGTGTGCAAGACACAGTACTCTGAATCCCAAGGCGGCCTTTTCGTTGGCCTGTTCTAAAAAGTCTTTATTACTGCCCTTAAATACGATATTTGGCGCACCAATGATATAACTGCCCTTTTCTTTAAAAGTAGCACCGCTCCACTTGCGCTCTGAGGAGAATGGTAAAATGATGTCAGAAATCCAATTTTCAGTTTTCCCAAATGCTTTGGTTAATGCTGCGGCTGTTGCATTTTTGTCTTCCAAAGTCCCCATTAGTTCAGAAACTGCTAATTCCACCTCCTTTTCAGAAGCATCGGAATATAATTCCAGCCTTTCAAACTGCAGTGATCCGTCTGTAATGGTTCCTGTTTTATCCAGACATAGCACATCCGTGCGGGCTAAAGTTTCTATACTGTATAATTCCTGGACCAGCGCTTTTCTTTTTGCCAGTTTAAGCGCACCGACAGTCATCGTGACACCGGTTAATAAGATCAGTCCTGCCGGTATCATGCCCAATACAGATGCTGACGAGCCCAGCACAGCAGTCTCCAGCGAATCTCCAAGCAAAAAGTATTTCATATAAAATAACGTGGTTCCAAGCGGCAGTATTACAATGGTCAAAATCAAGATAATGCGGTTTAATGTACGCAGAAGTGGAGGAACCTGTTTTTTGCTCTTTTTAGCCTCCACGGTCAGAGAGTGAGCATAACTATTTTCCCCTATGGCAGTTATTTGGGCATAGCCATGTCCACTTGTCACATAACTGCCGGACAGAAGAGTATCGCCTTTTGATTTTTGAATTCGATCTGTCTCTCCGGTCAGAAGGGATTCATCTACTTCAAGCCGCTCCGAAGAAACAACCACTGCATCTGCACATACCTGGTTACCGATAGCCAGTATCACAATATCGTCGAGTACAATCTCATCCTGTGCCACTGTATATTCAGACCCGTCCCGGATTACGGTCACATGAGCCTTGGCTAATACAGATAGTTTATCTAATCCGTGTTTGGCCCTCAATTCTTGAAAAATACCCATACACGTATTGCTTATGGCGATTCCAAGAAAAAGTATATTTTCCGGATGTCCGACAATAACCAGAATCACCGCCAGGAAAATATTGATGAAGTTGAACAGTGTAAAAATGTTCTTTGAAATAATACTGGAGATTGACGGGGTAAGCCCCGTTCTTTGTATATTTACAGCTCCTGCATCTATACGGTTG encodes the following:
- a CDS encoding DNA adenine methylase is translated as MRFIGSKTLLLDQIKHVIDEKAPGAESFCDIFSGTAAVARYFKQWYQVCSNDLLYFSYVLQRATVENDSVPEFARLQDETGITDPVDFFNGREKKDLEELPKERRFFQNTYAPTGGRMYLNDENALRIDFARCTVEDWKAAGLLSEDEYYYLVACIVEGIPFVSNTSGTYGAFHKAWERRSYKRYELYRLAVTHNGKQNRSFNENGVDLLTRLKGDILYIDPPYNARQYLSNYHVLETAARYDYPMVRGVTGQRPDEGQKSEFCMKNKVVPAFEELLKNAQFKHIILSYSTDGLMTVDEIEKAMKKHGKPETFQIYEIPYRRYKSRKVKETERLRELLFYMEKQVPPCT
- a CDS encoding V4R domain-containing protein, whose translation is MFKVFHIGEEKDFSWSMIGNIAEGRRNLASLQNSLEVHKIGILRIEKFDPRTGDVVLTAGEDLDCSGLPVTGDQVCNYDEGFLSGVLKEYTGKDYLVKEVDCWASGASVCRFEANVDQQAKV
- a CDS encoding metal-dependent transcriptional regulator: MRIQESAENYLETILMLKKRNGYVRSIDIAEELDFSKPSVSVAMKNLRENGYIGIDENGHITLQEKGLEIAEKIYERHTLLSEWLIALGVTPKTALEDACRVEHVISAESFAAIKAHVNGEGEA
- the mgtA gene encoding magnesium-translocating P-type ATPase, producing the protein MKFMRKKTISTQIQKNRNDTEKKLRAYAFLEKENLLSSLSVSHNGLTNEEALERQNEFGANVITAGKKDTTLHRLREAVINHFNVILLVIAAVNYFTDVIASSRPDYLTVSIIIFLVIVSSLIAFVQSQRSNAAAEKLSEMISNKADVWRGGKLTEIPMDEVVPGDIVKLSAGHMLPADVRFLTTKDTFLAQAALTGESAPVEKFADGDNNPGDALTDLKNIGFMGSNVVSGSATAVVLETGNNTYFGSMAQSLSGDRAKTSFERGVESVSGLLVRRMLVMIPVVFFINGIAKGDWAEALLFAISIAVGLTPEMLPMIMTSTLAKGAVSMSRHKVIVRTLGAIQTFGEMDVLCTDKTGTLTEDKVVLERYMNLKGEEDTRILRHAYLNSYFQTGLKNLIDLAIINRAQQNGLEPVLSSYSRIDEIPFDFTRRRMSVVLTDQKGKLQLITKGAVEEILEISSFVEMNGNVLPMDEETRRIAMATYEKYNNDGLRIIAVAQKNEVPGIGVFSVDDERDMVLIGFIGFLDPPKESAGTAIAALYDHGVRTVVLTGDSEGVAAKVCSKVGVDASNMMTGRDVEQMDDKELLQAAGICNLFAKLSPSQKERVVKAFQSAGHTVGYMGDGINDAPPLHQADVGISIDSAVDIAKETADIILLEKDLMVLEEGVIEGRRTFGNIIKYIKMAASGNFGNMISVIVASLLLPFLPMLPVQILTQNLLCDFSQMGIPFDDVDKEYLKKPHKWETKSIKSFMTFFGPLSSIFDILCYAVMWWAIGANKVELSPLFHCGWFVFGTISQVLVIHLIRTEKLPFVQSMPSMPLFLSTFIVAVLALVIGFTGLSVGLDMYRLPVQFVPWLALILIGYLAAVQMMKKVYIHRYKEWM
- a CDS encoding HAD-IC family P-type ATPase, producing MKDRKGKGLLINKTLKRCNPDIGTGLTAEQVRNRIDAGAVNIQRTGLTPSISSIISKNIFTLFNFINIFLAVILVIVGHPENILFLGIAISNTCMGIFQELRAKHGLDKLSVLAKAHVTVIRDGSEYTVAQDEIVLDDIVILAIGNQVCADAVVVSSERLEVDESLLTGETDRIQKSKGDTLLSGSYVTSGHGYAQITAIGENSYAHSLTVEAKKSKKQVPPLLRTLNRIILILTIVILPLGTTLFYMKYFLLGDSLETAVLGSSASVLGMIPAGLILLTGVTMTVGALKLAKRKALVQELYSIETLARTDVLCLDKTGTITDGSLQFERLELYSDASEKEVELAVSELMGTLEDKNATAAALTKAFGKTENWISDIILPFSSERKWSGATFKEKGSYIIGAPNIVFKGSNKDFLEQANEKAALGFRVLCLAHSPLSITEEKLPEELSCFALLVLSDHLRENANETFRYFSQEGVILKVISGDNPRTVQAVAEKAGISGSDKSIDMNLVESEADYAAIVEEYTIFGHVTPQQKRELIRGLKKNGHTACMTGDGVNDILAMREADCSVAMVGGSDAARSASDFVLITDDFSVMIDVLKEGRRVINNIEKVAAIFLLKTAYSVLLTLIYIFIPYPYPIAPLQMMPINELTIGIPSFFLALQANYSRPEGKLLTNILEHTIPAAITVVFNTLYIQLAGILFHIPTTETSTMVVFLIGVMGFYQLAKLAKPYTQRIRLLLIGLICSFVLCFALLGNLFMLSSLISRNVFFYMPLVYFSYHVHSFLGNVCRKAVEAFHILKTAGWLKRSVRE
- a CDS encoding sensor domain-containing diguanylate cyclase, producing the protein MTEKDASVLLEQIRNIILNKPVFGELEEKAQVYSDLEQAVFYLSHCLMESNELLKNLAEGNLNVPLPDRHNFQAGELKQLHAALKHLAWQTEQVIKGDYKQRVNFMGDFSQAFNEMVVQLEIRENELKEQADKIKRFNRLLIFIINSLKEWVVVIEEENETVLYTNDSARKRFYDPGTRQFACGGVDCPLMARLKSHTGLEQELRYEFKCSRNKTFQVRSYSLLWEDKKAVVHLMTDVTYQRENEAFLEVMAYKDELTGLDNRRSGLRTIDSYIQKGIPFSLCMIDMDGLKNINDLYGHLYGDEYIKSVSQVLKDSARDIDITCRFGGDEFIMLFRGCDEQTAEERMDLIDKKLSEVAKVYPMSISYGVVYVEEGTELSPEAALNIADERMYRFKRRRKKKNNGLGGKGI
- a CDS encoding DNA adenine methylase is translated as MYIKSPLNYTGGKYKILEPIFEAFPKNIRTFVDVFAGGFNVGINVEASQIVCNDQIMYLIELYQMFRSTGIREILERIQGLISKYELTQQNREGYYALRSDYNRTKDLTELFVLACYAFNHQIRFNNSHEFNSPFGRNRSSFNGSIEKNLTEFCQALHEKNIEFSNLDFMELDYNGLGPEDLVYCDPPYLISTGNYNDGNRGFKDWKEREEQALLSLLDRLHKQGTRFALSNVLYHKGLSNDLLIEWSKGYQVHYIDHTYSNCSYQFKERDAVTVEVLITNY